Genomic segment of Diachasmimorpha longicaudata isolate KC_UGA_2023 chromosome 14, iyDiaLong2, whole genome shotgun sequence:
gttaaGAGATCTGCAGTATGAAGGTGATTCTGAAGATGGAATATTCGTGGATTGTTGTTAGTCTGATGATGTGTCTGGTGGTGACTACGAGTGGCTGTTACCTCCATGAAAAACAGGTATTGATCCACCACATTGGcatttcgaaaaataaatttcttcgTAGTTTAGGGGGTTTGAGGGAGACGATTTTAATCGCTTTTGCTGAATCTAATGCAGGACGACGTAGATCAGATACACGTGATTCATTTGCCAGCGTCAGAAGAAGACAATTTGGTAtgtgaaatgatgaaaaataatatttttctaataaattcgttaaaaaattttccactgttggagttcaatgaaaattaaataaaaatcattcgaaaaattttagatcaattatttttttatgtgctTTGTATACATTAAGTAATTATTGGAAACGTATATGAAGTTTTGGAAGTAAAATTTAatctgtaataattttttttcaatttttcatctcgtttataattttgtaatgaagcaattgattaaattcaatCAACTGAACTTTTTATTTGAcgttcaaaattgaaaatttattgttaaatattatttaagaCCTTTCCAATAGATCTTATTTCATTCTACAGATAATATATTCGATAAAAGATCaatgaattgattttcaataaaatattttaaattatttccgcGGTCGCCCTCGATTGtcgtcacgaaaaactccgcAGGCCGAATAGAAAATCAAAGCGACTTGACCTAATTGACTAAtttgatttaaaattttgatttgttttcaatatttccataTTTATAGTCGGACAGCGAAGAAGaaatcatcgaaattcacATTCCATCAGACGGAGacagaaaaaaacgtgaaattgATGGTTCGTCTTCCAAGACGAAGAAGAACTGCAAGACAGATGCAGACTGCCCCGAGGGCTGGAATTGCGGTGAAATATTGATCTGTCGTGAGTAATCGAACAATTCTTCGTACTGAGTTCATCAAGGAGGATCGACTTTACAGAGTTGTAAGCCTATCTTGTGTCTCAGATTCAACGACAACTTCGGAAAATGGACTAGTTCAAGCGTCCGGAGACATTAATTAGACTGAAAATGTCCTCGAAGATGTCCCCCACACAATTCACTCCTTAATTATCTTCAACGTTCGATGTATCGATTTATAGCTCACATTGAATCGCTCTGACGTACCATGAATACGACAATATCCACTTAATTATCAAtcaattgaatattgaataatatattCATCGCAATTAtcctaattaaattaattattgtactAAA
This window contains:
- the LOC135169397 gene encoding uncharacterized protein LOC135169397 is translated as MKVILKMEYSWIVVSLMMCLVVTTSGCYLHEKQDDVDQIHVIHLPASEEDNLSDSEEEIIEIHIPSDGDRKKREIDGSSSKTKKNCKTDADCPEGWNCGEILICHSTTTSENGLVQASGDIN